From a region of the Streptomyces caniferus genome:
- a CDS encoding DUF397 domain-containing protein — protein MKTNPDLAGVAWRKSSYSDGGEDNCVEVSDGFPGAVPVRDSKNPEGPVLLFPAAAWSDFIGGVRADRLR, from the coding sequence ATGAAGACGAACCCCGACCTGGCAGGTGTTGCATGGCGCAAGAGCAGCTACAGCGACGGAGGAGAGGACAACTGCGTCGAGGTCTCCGACGGCTTCCCCGGCGCCGTCCCCGTCCGTGACAGTAAGAACCCCGAAGGCCCGGTGCTGCTCTTCCCTGCCGCCGCTTGGTCGGACTTCATAGGTGGCGTGAGGGCTGACCGGCTCCGCTGA
- the cbiE gene encoding precorrin-6y C5,15-methyltransferase (decarboxylating) subunit CbiE: MSPAPPAPAAPEPVCVVGIGADGWDGLPAASRQALQRAEVLIGGPRQLALLPEECAGERVPWPTPLRPAVPGLLAAHAGRRVCVLASGDPMFYGIGRTLTEVLAEQAPPAAAPQQPRLRILPHPSSVSYACARLGWPLEETEVVTLVGRPTENLARALYDGHRLLVLSAGAGTPAEVAALLRAHGFGPTRMRVLEQLGGSRERTAEGTAADWDAPPADPLNVIALDCRRAPGTAPLATVPGLPDAAYEHDGQLTKRHVRAATLAALAPAPGELLWDIGGGSGSIAIEWLRAHRSCRALSVERDAVRAERIGRNARALGVPALRVVHGPAPAALDGLPTPDAVFIGGGLTAPGLLAACWEALPAGGRIVANTVTLESEALLADQYRQHGGELVRLAVAHAVPVGGFTGWRQAMPVTQWSAVKPQATSPSPSSLPEETEQP; this comes from the coding sequence GTGAGCCCCGCACCACCCGCCCCGGCCGCTCCTGAACCCGTTTGCGTCGTCGGCATCGGGGCCGACGGCTGGGACGGACTGCCCGCCGCCTCCCGGCAGGCCCTGCAACGCGCCGAGGTGCTGATCGGCGGCCCCCGCCAGCTCGCGCTGCTGCCCGAGGAGTGCGCCGGTGAGCGCGTTCCCTGGCCCACGCCGCTGCGCCCCGCCGTCCCCGGACTGCTGGCCGCGCACGCCGGGCGCCGGGTGTGCGTGCTGGCCAGCGGCGATCCGATGTTCTACGGGATCGGGCGGACGCTGACCGAGGTGCTGGCGGAGCAGGCGCCGCCCGCGGCTGCCCCGCAGCAGCCCCGGCTCCGGATCCTCCCCCACCCCTCCTCCGTCTCCTACGCCTGCGCCCGCCTCGGCTGGCCGCTGGAGGAGACCGAGGTCGTCACGCTCGTCGGGCGGCCCACCGAGAACCTGGCCCGCGCGCTGTACGACGGCCACCGCCTGCTGGTGCTGTCCGCCGGCGCCGGCACCCCCGCCGAGGTCGCCGCCCTGCTGCGCGCCCACGGCTTCGGCCCGACCCGTATGCGGGTCCTGGAGCAGCTCGGCGGCTCCCGCGAACGGACGGCGGAGGGCACCGCCGCCGACTGGGACGCCCCGCCCGCCGATCCCCTCAACGTCATCGCCCTGGACTGCCGCCGCGCGCCCGGCACCGCGCCCCTGGCCACCGTCCCCGGCCTCCCCGACGCCGCCTACGAACACGACGGCCAGCTCACCAAGCGGCATGTCCGCGCCGCCACCCTCGCCGCGCTGGCGCCCGCTCCCGGCGAACTCCTGTGGGACATCGGCGGCGGCTCCGGCTCCATCGCCATCGAATGGCTGCGGGCCCACCGCAGCTGCCGCGCCCTCAGCGTCGAGCGCGACGCCGTACGGGCCGAGCGGATCGGCCGCAACGCGCGCGCGCTCGGCGTACCGGCGCTGCGCGTCGTCCACGGTCCCGCGCCCGCCGCGCTGGACGGACTGCCGACGCCGGACGCGGTGTTCATCGGCGGCGGGCTGACCGCTCCCGGCCTGCTGGCCGCGTGCTGGGAGGCGCTGCCCGCGGGCGGCCGGATCGTCGCGAACACCGTGACGCTGGAGTCCGAGGCGCTGCTCGCCGACCAGTACCGGCAGCACGGCGGCGAACTCGTCCGGCTCGCGGTCGCCCATGCGGTGCCGGTCGGCGGCTTCACGGGCTGGCGGCAGGCGATGCCGGTCACCCAGTGGTCGGCCGTGAAGCCACAGGCCACCTCCCCGTCCCCGTCCTCCCTCCCCGAGGAGACCGAGCAACCATGA
- the cobG gene encoding precorrin-3B synthase translates to MPPSPSPRPQAAAPPLRDRGDACPGALRLHPAADGHLARIRLPAGDLTARQATVLADAAELLGDGHLSLTSRGNAEIRGLAEGCGGRLAALLDEAGLLPSAAHERIRNILASPLAGLDRHTPSDVRRWARELDALLCASASATALSGRFLFVLDDGRGDVAALGGDVSLLAEPDGTGPAGSALLRVGDDPAALRIAGPDAPRAALAAAEAFLTAAAASGSGAWRVRELPDGHGLRAPDVAGALRSAGIEAAYVAGAPASATRTSPPYPDSAAPGIVEGPDGDRALSVLAPLGRLSAAQWRLAATIAADDGSGALRLTPWRGIVLPGLSAAAAPGRLAELGAAGLITDPASPWHRLGACTGRPGCAKSRTDVRADATAAVAAGTAVPGDAPAGPPGLPVYWSGCERRCGHPHGTWVDVLATTAGYRVALVSPDAAPDTAPPATRTTAAPPPAP, encoded by the coding sequence ATGCCGCCCTCCCCCTCGCCACGGCCCCAGGCCGCCGCACCGCCTCTGCGGGACCGCGGTGACGCCTGCCCGGGAGCGCTGCGGCTGCATCCGGCCGCCGACGGCCACCTCGCCCGAATCCGGCTCCCGGCCGGAGATTTGACGGCACGTCAGGCGACGGTCCTGGCCGACGCCGCGGAGCTGCTCGGCGACGGCCACCTCTCCCTCACCTCCCGCGGCAACGCCGAGATCCGCGGCCTCGCGGAGGGCTGCGGCGGCCGGCTCGCCGCGCTGCTGGACGAGGCCGGTCTGCTGCCCTCAGCGGCCCACGAACGCATCCGCAACATCCTCGCCTCGCCGCTGGCAGGACTGGACCGGCACACCCCTTCTGACGTGCGGCGGTGGGCCCGTGAGCTGGATGCGCTGCTCTGTGCGAGCGCGTCCGCGACCGCCCTCTCCGGCCGTTTCCTGTTCGTTCTGGACGACGGACGGGGCGATGTGGCGGCGCTCGGCGGAGATGTGAGCTTGCTCGCAGAACCGGACGGGACCGGCCCGGCGGGCAGCGCCCTGCTCCGGGTCGGCGACGATCCGGCGGCGCTGCGGATCGCCGGCCCGGACGCACCGCGCGCCGCGCTCGCCGCCGCCGAGGCCTTCCTGACCGCCGCCGCGGCGAGCGGCAGCGGCGCCTGGCGGGTCCGCGAACTCCCCGACGGGCACGGCCTGCGGGCCCCGGACGTGGCCGGGGCACTGCGGTCGGCGGGCATCGAGGCCGCGTACGTGGCCGGGGCGCCCGCATCCGCCACCCGTACCTCCCCGCCGTACCCGGACTCCGCCGCCCCCGGCATCGTCGAGGGCCCCGACGGCGACCGGGCGCTCTCGGTCCTGGCGCCGCTGGGCCGGCTGTCGGCGGCCCAGTGGCGGCTGGCGGCCACGATCGCGGCCGACGACGGCTCCGGCGCGCTGCGCCTCACCCCGTGGCGCGGCATCGTCCTGCCCGGCCTGTCGGCCGCCGCGGCACCCGGCCGGCTGGCGGAGCTCGGCGCCGCCGGTCTGATCACCGACCCGGCCTCCCCCTGGCACCGCCTCGGCGCCTGTACCGGCCGCCCCGGCTGCGCCAAGTCCCGCACCGACGTACGCGCCGACGCCACGGCCGCCGTCGCCGCCGGCACGGCCGTCCCGGGCGACGCACCCGCCGGCCCTCCGGGGCTCCCCGTCTACTGGTCGGGCTGCGAACGCCGCTGCGGTCACCCGCACGGCACCTGGGTCGACGTGCTGGCCACGACGGCGGGCTACCGGGTAGCACTGGTATCGCCGGACGCCGCACCGGACACGGCACCGCCCGCCACCCGCACCACGGCGGCCCCGCCCCCGGCCCCATGA
- a CDS encoding precorrin-2 C(20)-methyltransferase encodes MSEQQATGDGSAATTTGAGRLYGVGLGPGDPSLMTVRAVQIIGRADVIAYHSARHGRSIARSIAAEHLRADHIEEALVYPVTTESTDHPGGYRGALDEFYESAAARLAVHLDAGRTVAVISEGDPLFYGSYQHMHKRLAHRYPTEVIPGVTSVSAAAARLGKPLAEADEVLTILPGTLPEEELTARLASTDTAVVMKLGRTFPTVRRAMDRAGRLPEAHYVERATMSGERTRKLAEIDADTVPYFSVAVVPSRVAEQSYRAPGAEADEATASAGPGEVVVVGTGPAGPLWLTPESRGALAAAEDLVGYTTYLDRVPRRPGQRRHASDNKVESERAELALDLARRGRRVAVVSGGDPGIFAMATAVLEVASQDPYRAIPVRVLPGVTAANAAAARAGAPLGHDYAVISLSDRLKPWEVIAERLHAAASADLALALYNPGSRTRTWQVGKARELLLEHRAPDTPVILARDIGGPEESVRTVHLADLDPHQVDMRTLLIVGSSQTQAVRRDDGTEIVWTPRRYPEG; translated from the coding sequence GTGAGCGAGCAGCAGGCAACCGGTGACGGCAGCGCCGCGACGACGACCGGCGCGGGCCGCCTCTACGGGGTCGGCCTCGGCCCCGGCGACCCGTCCCTCATGACGGTCCGGGCCGTCCAGATCATCGGCCGGGCCGATGTCATCGCCTATCACAGCGCCCGCCACGGACGCTCGATCGCGCGCTCCATCGCCGCCGAGCACCTGCGCGCCGACCACATCGAGGAGGCGCTGGTCTACCCGGTCACCACCGAGTCGACCGACCACCCCGGCGGCTACCGGGGCGCCCTGGACGAGTTCTACGAGTCCGCGGCCGCCCGCCTCGCCGTCCACCTCGACGCCGGCCGCACCGTCGCCGTCATCTCCGAGGGCGACCCGCTCTTCTACGGCTCCTATCAGCACATGCACAAGCGGCTGGCGCACCGCTACCCGACCGAGGTCATCCCCGGCGTCACGTCCGTCAGCGCCGCCGCGGCCCGCCTGGGCAAGCCGCTCGCCGAGGCCGACGAGGTCCTGACGATCCTTCCCGGCACGCTTCCGGAGGAGGAGTTGACCGCCCGCCTGGCCTCGACCGACACCGCCGTCGTCATGAAGCTGGGCCGCACCTTCCCCACCGTCCGCCGCGCCATGGACCGCGCCGGCCGCCTCCCCGAGGCCCACTACGTCGAGCGCGCCACCATGTCCGGCGAGCGCACGCGGAAGCTGGCGGAGATCGATGCGGACACCGTCCCGTACTTCTCCGTCGCGGTCGTCCCCAGCCGCGTCGCCGAGCAGTCCTACCGCGCGCCCGGAGCGGAGGCCGACGAGGCCACCGCGTCTGCCGGTCCGGGCGAAGTGGTGGTCGTCGGCACCGGCCCGGCCGGCCCCCTCTGGCTGACCCCCGAGTCCCGCGGTGCCCTGGCCGCCGCCGAAGACCTCGTCGGCTACACCACCTACCTCGACCGCGTCCCGCGGCGCCCCGGCCAGCGCCGCCACGCCTCCGACAACAAGGTCGAGTCCGAACGCGCCGAGCTCGCCCTCGACCTGGCCCGGCGCGGCCGCCGGGTGGCCGTGGTCTCCGGCGGCGACCCCGGCATCTTCGCCATGGCCACCGCCGTCCTGGAGGTCGCCTCCCAGGACCCGTACCGCGCCATCCCCGTACGCGTCCTCCCGGGCGTCACCGCAGCCAACGCCGCCGCCGCCCGCGCCGGCGCCCCGCTCGGCCACGACTACGCGGTCATCTCCCTCTCCGACCGCCTCAAGCCCTGGGAAGTCATCGCCGAACGCCTCCACGCGGCGGCCTCCGCCGACCTGGCCCTCGCCCTCTACAACCCCGGCTCGCGCACCCGCACCTGGCAGGTCGGCAAGGCCCGCGAACTCCTCCTGGAGCACCGCGCCCCCGACACCCCGGTCATCCTCGCCCGCGACATCGGCGGTCCCGAGGAATCCGTCCGCACGGTGCACCTGGCCGACCTCGACCCGCACCAGGTCGACATGCGCACGCTCCTGATCGTCGGCTCGTCCCAGACCCAGGCGGTCCGGCGTGACGACGGCACGGAGATCGTGTGGACGCCGCGGAGGTATCCGGAGGGGTGA
- a CDS encoding cation diffusion facilitator family transporter, producing MTEHAHSHGHSHSHAHGVAPDADRRWLRSALILLTAYMAVEVVIGVVAQSLALISDAAHMLTDAVSIVLALVAMRLAARPARGGYTYGLKRAEILSAQANGITLLLLSVWLAYEAVQRLISPPAVTGGLVLITALSGIVVNLICTWLLSRANRSSLNVEGAYQHILTDLFGFVATALAGLIVLTTGFERADAIASLVVVVLMLRAGTGLVRESGRIFMEAAPAGVDPDALGEHLVATDEVVEVHDLHIWQITSGQPALSAHILVAPGGDCHKVRRGLQELLSGEYGISHATLQVDHVGEQGAPDDLLTLGPRPGAADPEEQAGHCEDAHGPVHRSGPHRR from the coding sequence ATGACCGAGCACGCCCACAGCCACGGGCACAGCCACAGCCACGCCCACGGGGTCGCGCCGGACGCCGACCGGCGCTGGCTGCGCAGCGCGCTCATCCTGCTCACGGCGTACATGGCGGTCGAGGTCGTCATCGGTGTCGTGGCGCAGTCCCTGGCGCTGATCTCGGACGCCGCCCATATGCTCACCGACGCGGTCTCGATCGTGCTGGCCCTGGTCGCGATGCGGCTGGCCGCGCGGCCCGCGCGCGGCGGGTACACCTACGGACTCAAGCGCGCCGAGATCCTCTCCGCCCAGGCCAACGGCATCACCTTGCTGCTGCTGTCCGTCTGGCTGGCGTACGAGGCGGTCCAGCGGCTGATCTCGCCGCCCGCGGTGACCGGCGGACTGGTGCTGATCACCGCGCTGTCCGGGATCGTGGTGAACCTGATCTGCACCTGGCTGCTCTCCCGCGCCAACCGCTCCAGCCTCAACGTCGAGGGCGCCTACCAGCACATCCTCACCGACCTGTTCGGCTTCGTCGCCACCGCTCTCGCCGGTCTGATCGTGCTGACGACGGGCTTCGAGCGGGCGGACGCGATCGCCTCGCTGGTGGTCGTCGTGCTGATGCTGCGGGCCGGGACGGGGCTGGTGCGCGAGTCCGGACGGATCTTCATGGAGGCCGCACCGGCGGGCGTCGACCCGGACGCGCTGGGCGAGCATCTGGTCGCCACGGACGAGGTCGTCGAGGTGCACGACCTGCACATCTGGCAGATCACCTCGGGGCAGCCGGCGCTCTCCGCGCACATCCTGGTGGCGCCGGGCGGCGACTGCCACAAGGTCCGCCGCGGTCTGCAGGAGCTGCTGAGCGGCGAGTACGGCATCAGTCACGCCACCCTCCAGGTCGATCACGTCGGGGAACAGGGCGCGCCCGACGACCTACTGACGCTGGGCCCGCGGCCCGGAGCCGCCGACCCGGAGGAGCAGGCCGGCCACTGCGAGGACGCCCATGGTCCGGTGCACCGGTCGGGGCCGCACCGGCGGTGA
- a CDS encoding precorrin-8X methylmutase encodes MTAFDYEKDGAAIYRQSFATIRAEAALDGLPADVSQVTVRMIHACGMVDLVRDLAFTPDVVAAARKALHAGAPILCDANMVASGVTRKRLPANNDVLCTLTDPSVPDLAARMGTTRSAAALELWRDRMEGAVVAFGNAPTALFRFLEMIEEGAPRPAAVIGIPVGFIGAAESKDALIAHPSKLDHIVVRGRRGGSAMAAAAINAMASEEE; translated from the coding sequence GTGACCGCGTTCGACTACGAGAAGGACGGTGCGGCGATCTACCGCCAGTCCTTCGCCACCATCCGCGCCGAGGCGGCCCTCGACGGCCTGCCCGCCGACGTCAGCCAGGTCACGGTCCGCATGATCCACGCCTGCGGCATGGTCGACCTGGTCCGCGACCTGGCCTTCACCCCCGACGTGGTGGCCGCCGCCCGCAAGGCCCTGCACGCCGGTGCCCCGATCCTCTGCGACGCCAACATGGTCGCCAGCGGCGTCACCCGTAAGCGGCTGCCGGCGAACAACGACGTGCTGTGCACCCTGACCGATCCGTCGGTCCCCGACCTGGCCGCCCGGATGGGGACCACCCGCAGCGCCGCGGCCCTCGAACTGTGGCGGGACCGGATGGAAGGCGCCGTGGTCGCGTTCGGCAACGCCCCCACCGCCCTCTTCCGGTTCCTCGAAATGATCGAGGAAGGCGCGCCCCGCCCGGCCGCCGTCATCGGCATACCCGTGGGCTTCATCGGCGCCGCCGAGTCCAAGGACGCGCTGATCGCCCATCCGTCGAAGCTGGACCACATCGTGGTGCGCGGACGCCGGGGCGGCAGCGCCATGGCCGCGGCCGCGATCAACGCCATGGCAAGCGAGGAAGAGTAA
- a CDS encoding DUF397 domain-containing protein, protein MNTMPDLVGAVWRKSSYSDGGANNCVEVSDGFPGAVPVRDSEAPTGGVLLFPAAAWSAFIVTVKGGRLG, encoded by the coding sequence ATGAACACCATGCCTGACCTGGTCGGCGCCGTGTGGCGCAAGAGCAGCTACAGCGACGGCGGAGCCAACAACTGCGTCGAGGTCTCCGACGGCTTCCCCGGTGCCGTGCCGGTCCGTGACAGTGAGGCCCCGACCGGTGGTGTGCTGCTGTTTCCGGCGGCTGCATGGTCGGCGTTCATAGTCACCGTGAAGGGCGGTCGGCTCGGCTGA
- a CDS encoding cobalt-precorrin-5B (C(1))-methyltransferase, with translation MAEAQPQGTGPQGTGKAAGGRSAQLAHTGLRPGWTTGACATAASTAAYTALLSGEFPDPVTITLPKGQTPSFALAVEELAPGRTAAMAGVVKDAGDDPDVTHGALVRATVRALPAGSGVVFKAGTGVGTVTRPGLPLDVGEPAVNPVPRQLMREHLAQVAARYGGGPGAAADVEVEISVDHGEEIARSTWNPRLGILGGLSILGTTGIVVPYSCSAWIDSIRRGVDVARAAGRRHVAGCTGSTSEKAAVALHHLPEDALLDMGDFAGAVLKYIRRHPVERLTLCGGFAKLSKLAAGHLDLHSARSQVDKGFLAGLARRGGADEALAQAVAEANTGLAALQLCAAADVPLGDLVAATARDEALAVLRGAPVAVDVICIDRAGMVVGRAEPRGPGEARQQGPLR, from the coding sequence GTGGCTGAAGCGCAACCGCAGGGTACGGGGCCGCAGGGGACCGGCAAGGCGGCGGGCGGGCGCAGCGCGCAGCTCGCGCACACCGGGCTGCGGCCCGGGTGGACGACCGGGGCCTGTGCGACGGCGGCGAGCACCGCCGCGTACACGGCGCTGCTGAGCGGCGAGTTCCCGGATCCGGTGACGATCACGCTGCCGAAGGGGCAGACGCCGTCCTTCGCGCTGGCGGTGGAGGAGCTCGCGCCGGGGCGCACGGCCGCCATGGCGGGTGTGGTGAAGGATGCGGGCGACGATCCGGATGTGACGCACGGGGCGCTCGTCCGGGCCACCGTGCGGGCGCTGCCGGCCGGGTCGGGGGTCGTGTTCAAGGCGGGGACGGGGGTCGGGACCGTGACCCGGCCCGGGCTGCCGCTGGACGTCGGGGAGCCGGCGGTCAATCCCGTACCGCGGCAGCTGATGCGGGAGCACTTGGCGCAGGTCGCGGCGCGGTACGGCGGCGGCCCGGGGGCGGCGGCCGACGTCGAGGTGGAGATCTCCGTCGATCACGGGGAGGAGATCGCCCGGAGCACCTGGAATCCGCGGCTGGGGATCCTGGGCGGGCTGTCGATCCTGGGGACCACCGGGATCGTGGTGCCCTACTCCTGCTCGGCCTGGATCGACTCCATCCGGCGGGGTGTGGACGTGGCGCGGGCGGCGGGGCGTCGGCATGTCGCCGGGTGTACGGGATCGACGTCGGAGAAGGCCGCCGTCGCCCTGCACCATCTGCCCGAGGACGCGCTGCTGGACATGGGGGACTTCGCGGGGGCGGTGCTGAAGTACATCCGGCGTCATCCCGTCGAGCGGCTGACCCTCTGCGGCGGGTTCGCCAAGCTGTCCAAGCTGGCGGCCGGGCATCTGGATCTGCACTCCGCGCGGTCCCAGGTCGACAAGGGCTTCCTGGCCGGACTGGCCCGGCGGGGCGGCGCGGACGAGGCGCTGGCGCAGGCGGTGGCCGAGGCCAACACGGGCCTGGCGGCGCTGCAGTTGTGTGCCGCCGCGGATGTCCCGCTGGGAGATCTGGTGGCGGCGACGGCGCGGGACGAGGCGCTGGCCGTGCTGCGGGGTGCGCCCGTCGCGGTCGACGTGATCTGCATCGACCGGGCGGGGATGGTGGTGGGGCGGGCGGAGCCGCGCGGGCCGGGGGAGGCCCGTCAGCAGGGCCCGCTCCGGTGA
- the cobM gene encoding precorrin-4 C(11)-methyltransferase, with product MTVHFIGAGPGAADLITVRGARTLASCGVCLYAGSLVPRELLAECPPGARLVDTAQLDLDTITAEMVRAHEEGHDVARLHSGDPSVFSAVAEQMRRLDAAGVPYDVVPGVPAFAAAAAALKRELTVPTVGQTVILTRVAQRATPMPEGEDLATLGRSGALLVLHLAAMYVDRVVDELLPHYGADCPAAVVAMASRPDELVLRGTLADIAGQVKAAGVVRTAVIMVGRTLGAEQFRDSHLYSADRERPHAPCDAPAPAPAPTNTP from the coding sequence ATGACCGTCCACTTCATCGGCGCGGGTCCCGGCGCCGCCGACCTGATCACCGTGCGCGGCGCCCGTACGCTCGCCTCCTGCGGGGTCTGCCTCTACGCGGGCAGCCTGGTGCCGCGCGAGCTGCTCGCCGAGTGCCCGCCCGGCGCCCGGCTCGTCGACACCGCGCAGCTGGACCTCGACACGATCACCGCCGAGATGGTCCGCGCCCACGAGGAGGGCCACGACGTCGCCCGGCTGCACTCCGGCGATCCGTCCGTCTTCAGCGCGGTCGCCGAGCAGATGCGCCGTCTCGACGCGGCCGGGGTGCCCTACGACGTGGTGCCCGGTGTCCCGGCCTTCGCCGCCGCGGCCGCCGCCCTCAAGCGCGAGCTGACCGTCCCCACCGTCGGCCAGACCGTCATCCTCACCCGCGTCGCCCAGCGCGCCACCCCCATGCCCGAGGGCGAGGACCTCGCCACCCTCGGCCGCAGCGGCGCGCTGCTGGTCCTCCACCTGGCGGCGATGTACGTCGACCGGGTCGTCGACGAACTCCTGCCCCACTACGGCGCCGACTGCCCGGCCGCCGTCGTCGCGATGGCCTCCCGCCCGGACGAACTCGTCCTGCGCGGCACCCTCGCCGACATCGCCGGCCAGGTGAAGGCCGCGGGTGTGGTCCGTACGGCCGTCATCATGGTCGGCCGCACCCTGGGCGCCGAGCAGTTCCGCGACAGCCACCTCTACTCGGCGGACCGCGAGCGGCCGCATGCGCCGTGCGACGCGCCGGCGCCCGCTCCGGCTCCGACAAACACCCCCTAG
- a CDS encoding helix-turn-helix domain-containing protein — translation MVEKNSDGEDSARWVLACELRRLREASGKSLAQLAEETNYDRTYLHRLETGERLSKLPVMEALDRVYGTGGLLVRLWRLARLDAFKDKYREFMKYEAKATIIHKYAVVVPGLLQTEGFARFVLSSSPTCKGPDELEDDVAARIARQELLCRTPPPSVRIILDEAVLRRPAPDSTVWHDQLARIEDAAKAPTMTIQVLPLSVGVQGLTGGPLSLLWMADGSAVAYLEGNRSGELVEDPAEIERYRLSYDRLRDAALPPCDSSTFIRQLVEDSRP, via the coding sequence ATGGTCGAAAAGAATTCCGATGGCGAGGATTCCGCCCGCTGGGTACTCGCCTGCGAACTCCGCCGGTTACGCGAGGCCTCCGGCAAATCCCTGGCCCAACTGGCCGAGGAGACCAACTACGACCGCACCTACCTGCACCGCCTGGAGACCGGCGAACGTCTCTCGAAGCTGCCGGTCATGGAGGCGCTGGACCGGGTCTACGGCACGGGCGGGCTGCTGGTGCGGCTGTGGAGGCTGGCGCGCCTGGATGCGTTCAAGGACAAGTACCGGGAGTTCATGAAGTACGAGGCGAAGGCCACGATCATTCACAAGTACGCGGTGGTCGTCCCTGGTCTCCTGCAGACCGAGGGCTTCGCCCGGTTCGTGCTGTCGTCGTCTCCAACCTGCAAAGGTCCGGACGAGCTTGAGGACGACGTCGCCGCTCGCATCGCCAGGCAGGAACTGTTGTGCCGCACCCCTCCACCCAGTGTCCGGATCATTCTCGACGAGGCGGTTCTGCGGCGTCCGGCGCCTGACTCCACGGTCTGGCATGACCAGCTCGCCCGAATCGAGGACGCAGCCAAAGCGCCGACCATGACGATCCAGGTGCTTCCGCTGTCTGTCGGCGTGCAGGGTCTCACCGGCGGGCCGCTCTCGCTGCTCTGGATGGCGGACGGCAGCGCTGTTGCCTACCTGGAGGGCAACAGATCAGGGGAGTTGGTCGAAGATCCAGCAGAAATCGAGCGATACCGACTGTCCTACGATCGCCTGCGGGACGCGGCGCTGCCGCCGTGTGACTCATCCACATTCATCCGGCAGTTGGTGGAGGACAGCAGGCCATGA
- a CDS encoding cobalt-precorrin-6A reductase, with protein sequence MPDAARPPRHVLILGGTTEARRLAAALTPEPSLRVTTSLAGRVAAPRLPDGEVRIGGFGGPEGLARWLRAHAVDALIDATHPFADTISHHAALAAATAHVPLLALRRPGWVPGPGDDWHQVTSLDEAAAALPALGTRIFLTTGRMGLAHFAHLTDLWFLVRSVDAPEPPHPPRMEVLLDRGPFTLEGERELLREHRIDVLVTKDSGAAATAAKLTAAREAGVPVVVVRRPPLPEGVPVAADPDEAVNWVRRLFSEANAH encoded by the coding sequence ATGCCCGACGCAGCCCGACCGCCACGCCACGTACTGATCCTCGGCGGTACGACGGAAGCCCGCCGCCTGGCCGCCGCCCTGACGCCGGAGCCGTCGTTGCGCGTGACGACCTCGCTCGCCGGCCGGGTCGCGGCGCCGCGGCTGCCCGACGGGGAGGTGCGCATCGGCGGGTTCGGCGGCCCCGAGGGCCTCGCCCGCTGGCTGCGCGCGCACGCGGTGGACGCGCTCATCGACGCCACCCATCCTTTCGCCGACACGATCAGTCACCACGCGGCCCTGGCCGCCGCCACCGCCCATGTTCCCCTGCTCGCCCTCCGCAGGCCCGGCTGGGTACCGGGACCCGGCGACGACTGGCACCAGGTCACCTCCCTGGACGAGGCCGCCGCCGCCCTCCCGGCCCTCGGCACCCGCATCTTCCTCACCACCGGCCGCATGGGCCTCGCCCACTTCGCCCACCTCACCGACCTCTGGTTCCTGGTCCGCTCCGTGGACGCCCCCGAGCCGCCGCACCCGCCCCGTATGGAGGTGCTGCTCGACCGCGGCCCCTTCACGCTGGAGGGCGAGCGGGAACTCCTCCGGGAGCACCGCATCGACGTCCTGGTGACCAAGGACAGCGGCGCCGCCGCGACCGCCGCCAAGCTGACGGCGGCGCGGGAGGCCGGGGTGCCCGTGGTGGTCGTACGGCGCCCGCCGCTACCGGAGGGCGTGCCGGTGGCGGCGGACCCGGACGAGGCCGTGAACTGGGTCCGCCGCCTTTTCAGTGAGGCCAATGCACACTGA